A part of Nitrospiraceae bacterium genomic DNA contains:
- a CDS encoding amidohydrolase family protein yields the protein MHKIIDFHTHAFPDEIAEKAITLLQEEGDVKANLDGRLSSLISSMDKCGISKSVICAIATKPSQFDPILAWCKKIRSDRIIPFPSLHPDDSDVFARIDDIKKNGFKGIKLHPYYQNFNLDDKKLFPIYEKISSENLIIVMHTGFDIAFERIRRADPEKIVRVMESFPSLKLVTTHLGSWDDWDEVEKHIIGKDIYMEISFSLELLDKHHARNLISRHSKEYVLFGTDSPWTDQYKTLSLLRELGLDEKTESLILSENAARLLNSV from the coding sequence ATGCATAAAATAATAGATTTTCATACTCACGCATTTCCAGATGAGATTGCTGAAAAAGCAATTACGCTCCTGCAGGAAGAAGGAGACGTTAAAGCAAATCTTGACGGCAGACTGTCTTCCCTGATCTCTTCAATGGATAAATGCGGTATTAGCAAAAGCGTTATCTGTGCCATAGCAACAAAACCTTCGCAGTTCGACCCGATACTCGCATGGTGTAAAAAAATACGCTCGGACAGGATTATCCCATTCCCGTCTCTTCACCCTGATGATTCAGATGTTTTTGCCAGAATCGATGACATAAAGAAAAACGGATTCAAGGGAATAAAATTACATCCGTATTATCAGAACTTTAATCTTGATGATAAAAAGCTTTTCCCTATATATGAAAAAATAAGCAGTGAGAATCTCATAATAGTAATGCACACAGGTTTTGATATCGCCTTCGAAAGAATAAGACGGGCAGACCCTGAAAAAATTGTCAGGGTCATGGAGTCTTTTCCATCGCTTAAACTCGTTACAACGCATCTCGGCTCATGGGATGATTGGGACGAGGTCGAAAAACATATTATCGGAAAAGATATCTACATGGAAATCTCATTTTCACTGGAACTGTTGGATAAACACCATGCAAGAAACCTTATCTCAAGACATTCGAAGGAATACGTACTTTTCGGAACGGACTCTCCATGGACTGATCAGTATAAGACATTATCACTGCTGAGGGAACTCGGACTTGATGAAAAGACAGAATCTCTTATCCTCTCAGAAAATGCTGCCCGCCTTTTAAATTCTGTTTGA
- the iorA gene encoding indolepyruvate ferredoxin oxidoreductase subunit alpha: MSQKILLSGNEAIALGAFEAGLRVASAYPGTPSTEILENISTYEGIYAEWSPNEKVAYEVALGASFAGARALVSMKHVGLNIAADPLFTSAYTGVRGGLVVITADDPEMHSSQNEQDNRNYAFAAKVPMFEPSDPSEAKEFVKLAFQLSEEFDTPVLVRTTTRVSHVKGLVNKGEIVTSKIKPGIEKIPEKFVMLPANARLRRKELDKRFVRLREFADSFEHNKTEYNDKKIGFITSGISYLYVKEAFPDASVLKLGMVYPFPEKIIKEFAKNVEEIFVVEELDPFIENYVKALGIRCKGKELIPAAGELNPSIVRASITGEKSTALFEPVKIPNRPPNLCPGCPHRGIFHVLSKLNVFIAGDIGCYTLAALKPLSAMDSCICMGASIGNALGMEKALGKDALGKIVAVLGDSTFIHSGITGLIDVVYNKGFTTVLILDNRTTAMTGHQPNPASGQTVKGDISTMLDIEALCRAIGVKNVYTVNPNDIEETYKIVKQEIERPEPSVIITKAPCVLLPEMKKRKDKSLYIIIPEKCTGCRSCLKIGCPAIEWVPITEEDAKKLGFKEKQKGYSIINAALCDGCGQCVTLCKFKAIALSGDKSGKR, translated from the coding sequence ATGAGTCAAAAAATACTTCTCTCAGGAAATGAGGCAATAGCGCTGGGCGCTTTTGAGGCAGGGTTAAGAGTTGCCTCTGCATATCCTGGCACGCCCTCTACAGAGATACTCGAAAATATTTCCACATATGAAGGCATATATGCAGAATGGTCTCCAAATGAAAAAGTAGCTTATGAAGTCGCTCTCGGCGCATCTTTTGCAGGCGCAAGGGCGCTCGTATCAATGAAGCATGTAGGCCTGAATATCGCAGCAGACCCTTTGTTTACATCCGCATACACAGGCGTAAGAGGCGGACTTGTTGTCATAACAGCAGATGACCCTGAGATGCACAGCTCGCAGAATGAGCAGGACAACCGCAATTATGCTTTTGCTGCAAAAGTCCCTATGTTTGAGCCTTCAGATCCTTCAGAAGCAAAAGAATTCGTCAAACTTGCATTTCAATTAAGCGAGGAATTCGACACACCTGTTCTGGTAAGAACAACAACAAGGGTCTCGCATGTTAAGGGTCTTGTTAATAAAGGTGAGATCGTAACATCAAAGATAAAGCCGGGCATTGAAAAGATCCCGGAAAAATTCGTAATGCTTCCTGCAAATGCGCGCTTAAGAAGAAAGGAATTGGATAAGCGGTTTGTCAGGCTCAGGGAATTTGCAGATTCATTCGAACATAATAAAACTGAATATAACGATAAAAAAATCGGATTCATAACATCAGGCATATCATATCTTTATGTCAAAGAGGCATTCCCGGACGCATCTGTTTTAAAACTCGGGATGGTATATCCATTCCCTGAAAAAATCATAAAAGAATTTGCAAAAAATGTTGAAGAAATATTCGTTGTTGAAGAACTCGATCCTTTTATAGAAAATTATGTAAAAGCGCTTGGAATAAGATGCAAAGGCAAAGAGCTCATCCCTGCTGCAGGCGAACTGAATCCTTCAATTGTCAGGGCTTCAATAACAGGAGAAAAATCTACAGCTCTGTTTGAGCCTGTAAAAATACCTAACCGCCCGCCCAATTTATGTCCGGGATGTCCACACAGGGGTATCTTCCATGTACTTTCAAAATTAAATGTATTCATAGCAGGAGATATCGGCTGCTATACGCTTGCAGCGCTTAAACCTCTGTCAGCAATGGATTCATGCATCTGCATGGGAGCAAGCATAGGAAATGCATTAGGCATGGAAAAGGCTTTGGGCAAAGATGCATTAGGAAAGATCGTGGCAGTGCTCGGAGATTCGACATTCATACATTCAGGCATCACAGGGCTTATTGATGTTGTTTACAACAAAGGTTTTACAACAGTGCTTATCCTTGATAACAGGACGACTGCAATGACAGGACATCAGCCCAATCCTGCCTCAGGCCAGACAGTAAAAGGCGATATAAGCACAATGCTTGACATTGAGGCTTTGTGCAGGGCAATCGGAGTGAAAAATGTTTATACAGTTAATCCAAATGATATTGAAGAGACATACAAAATCGTGAAGCAGGAAATAGAGCGTCCTGAACCCTCTGTGATAATAACAAAAGCTCCATGCGTTCTTCTTCCTGAGATGAAAAAAAGAAAAGACAAATCTTTATACATTATTATCCCTGAGAAATGCACAGGATGCAGGTCATGCCTTAAGATCGGCTGTCCTGCGATAGAATGGGTACCAATCACAGAAGAAGATGCAAAAAAACTTGG